The Leifsonia poae region GAGGGTTGGCTGACCCCGCTCACCGGGTGAACGCGCGCGAGTTGGGCGGCGGTGCCCTGCTGGACCTCGGAATCTATCCGATCTCGTTCGCCGCGCACCTCTTCGGCACCCCCGAAACCATCCAGGCGAGTACTCGCTTTCAGGCCGGGGGAGCCGATGCTCAGGTGGCG contains the following coding sequences:
- a CDS encoding Gfo/Idh/MocA family protein, whose product is MADPAHRVNARELGGGALLDLGIYPISFAAHLFGTPETIQASTRFQAGGADAQVATIFQYADGLDPR